CGGACAGGCCCAGGGCGCTCTCCTCCAGCCGGTCCTTCACCTCGTCCCACAGCGCGGCGCCGCGCAGGGACTTCTCCACGCGCGCGGCGAGCTTCGCCTTGTCCTTGAGACCGCCCACGCGCAGGCCGTAGGCGACGTTCTCGAAGATGGACTTGGGGAAGGGGTTGGACTTCTGGAACACCATGCCCACGCGGCGGCGGAGGTCCACCACGTCCAGGGCGCGGTCGTGGATGCTGCGGCCGTCCAGGAACACGCTGCCGTCGTGGCTGGCCCCCGGGATGAGGTCGTTCATCCGGTTGAGCGAGCGCAGGAAGGTGGACTTGCCGCAGCCGGACGGGCCGATGAGCGCCGTCACCTTGTGCTCGGGGATGGCCAGGCTCACCTGCTTGATGGCCACCTTGCTGCCGTAGCGCAGGGTGAGCTCGCGGGCTTCCATCTTGTTGCGCGGCGTGGCGGAGGAGAGGGGCATGGGATGAGGAGCGTCAGTGTCCGGCCGCGGCCTTGCGGCGCGTGCGCGCGCGGATGAGGACCGCGACCAGGTTCAGGGCGAAGGTGAGCAGCAGCAGCACCAGCACCGTCGCGTACAGCAGCGGGCGGGTGGCCTCCACGTCCGGCGACTGCGTGGCCAGCACATAGGTGTGGTAGCCCAGGTGCATGAACTGCGAGTTCAGGCTCGTGGGCAGGTCCGGCAGGAAGTACGCCGCGCCGGTGAAGAGGATGGGGGCCACCTCCCCCGCGCCTCGGGAGACGGCCAGCACCGCGCCGGTGAGGATGCCCGGCAGCGCGCCCGGCAGCACCACCCGCGCCAGCGTCTGCGACTGGGTGGCCCCCAGCGCGAGGCTCGCGGTGCGCTGCTCCTGGGGCACGGCACGCAGGGCCTCTTCCGTGGACACGATGACGACGGGCAGGGTGAGCACCGCCAGCGTGAGCGACGCCCAGAGGATGCCCGGCTGGGCCCAGTGCAGCTCCTCGTAGCCCAGCGCGCGGTCCAGGCCCTTGCCCACGAAGAGGATGAAGAAGCCCAGGCCGAAGAGGCCGAACACGATGGACGGCACGCCCGCCAGGTTCGCCACCGCCACACGCACCGCGCGGGCCAGGAGGCTGGAGGGTGGCGCGTACTCGTGCAGGTACACCGCCGTCAGCACGCCCACCGGCATCACCGCCAGGGTCATCAAGAGCGTGAGCGCCGCGGTGCCGAAGAGGGCGGGGAAGATGCCGCCGCCCATCATCCCGTCCGTGGGCGCCTGGGAGAGGAACTGCCAGGACAGGTGGCTCCAGCCGCCCCGGACGACGTCCAGGAGGATGATGGCCAGCATGGCCACCATGATGAACGCGGCCAGCCCCGTGAGCGACACGAGCGACAGGCCCACGACCTTGCGCGTGGTGTGCTTCACCCCGCACCTCCCTTGAGCCGCTGGATGACCTTCTTCGTCCACAGCCCGGCGAGCAGGTTGAGCACGAAGGTGAAGAGGAACAGCTCCACGCCAATGAAGAAGAGCAGCGCGTAGTGCGGGCTGCCCACCACCACCTCGCCCATCTCCGCGGCGATGGTGGCGGACAGCGAGCGCACGGAGTCGCCCAGGTTCCAGGACACGATGGCCGCGTTGCCGGAGGCCATGAGGACGATCATCGTCTCACCGATGGCGCGCCCGAAGCCCAGCACGCACGCGGCGAGGATGCCGGGGGCCGCCGCCGGGAGCACCACCTTCCACGCCGTCTCCCAGGGCGTGGCCCCCAGCGCCAGGGAGGCCTCCCGGTAGCTGCGCGGCACGGCGGTGAGCGCGTCCTCCGTCACCGTGAAGATGACCGGCACGATGGCCAGCGCCAGGCCCAGCCCCGCCACCACGGCGTTGAGCCGGGAGGTGAAGCCGAACGTCTCCTGGAGGAAGGAGGCCATGACCATCAGGGCGAAGAAGCCCAGCACCACGGACGGGATGCCGGCGAGCAGCTCGATGGTGGGCTTGAGGATTTCACGCAGGCGGCGGGGGGCGAACTCCGCGGCGAACAGCGCGCCGAAGATGCCCAGGGGCACGGCCACCAGCATGGACACGGCCGTCGTCTTCAGCGTGCCGATGAAGAGCGGAATCATGCTGACCTTGGGCACGCCGGACACCGGCTGCCAAACGTAGGCCAGGGGCTTTCCCTTCCGCACCATCTGCGGGAGGAACATCTTGGAGAAGCTGGCCTCCTCGCGGGCCGCCGCGTCGGTCACGAGCGTCAGGGCCTCCTTCGCCACGAAGACGAGGATGAGCACCAGCGCGGCGATGCCCGTGAAGGCCACCGCGGTAATCAGCGCGGCGATGGCCTTCTCCTTCAGCTGGCGCCGGCGTGCCGCGGGCGACAGCATGGGCAGCGCCACGGGGGGCGCGAGGTCCTGCTCCTGCATGACGGCCTGTCTATCCAACATGGGAACCCCGCGCCGGGTGACAATCGCGTGACGCCAACTACTTCACAGGGAAGTAGCCGACCTGGGTGACGATGGCCTGTCCCTCGGGGGACAGCGCGAAGTCGATGAAGGCCTTCACCTCGCCCGCGGGCGCCTTGCCCAGGTAGAAGAACAGGTCGCGCGACAGCGGGTACTTGCCGCTCTTCACGTTCTCCGCGCTGGGGGCGAAGGACTCGTTGCCCTTCTTCACCTTCAGCTCCTTGATGCCCTTGCCGTACGCGGCGCCGCCGTAGCCGATGCCGTTCTTCTCCTTGGCCACCGCGTTGACCACCGCGGCCGTGCCGGGGAGCGTCTGCGCCTCCGGGGCGAAGTCCTCGCCGCCCAGCACGTGGTCCTTCACGAAGACGTAGGTGCCGGAGGAGTTCTCACGCGAGTACGGGACGATGGGCGCGTCCTGCCCGCCCACGTCCTTCCAGTTCGTCGTGTCGCCCAGGTAGATGGCCTTGAGTTGCTCCGTGGAGAGCGCGTCCACCTTGTTGGTCTCGTTGACGTAGAAGGTGACGCCGTCCTTGGCCACTGACAGCGTGGTGGGCGGGGCCTTGTACTTGGCGCTCACCGCGTCCGACTCCGCCTTCTTGATTTCGCGGCTGGACATGGCGATGTCGGTGGTGCCGTTCTGCAGGGCCGCCAGGCCCGTGCCGGAGCCGCCGCCCGTCACCTGAATCTTCGTGGCGGGGTTCTTCTTCATGAACGCCTCCGCCCAGCGCTGGGCGAGGATGACCATGGTGTCCGAGCCCTTCACCGTCACCGTGCCTGCCTGGGCGGTCAACGGGAGGACGGCGAGCCCGAAGGCGACGAAGCTTGAGAGCAGAGTCTTCTTCATGAGGTGTCTCCTCCTCGAAGGGTCGAGGTCGCGTGACGATCTATGGAGCAGATGTGGCCGTTTGACGGCCCTTGCGTGACAAATGAGTAACGGAAAGGGGGCGCCTGGCTACCCGGCCGCCGGGTCCACGATGCGGTAGCCCACGCCGCGCACCGTCTCCAGGAGGGCGCGGGCAGGGCCCAGCTTGTCGCGCAGGCGCATCACGTGCGTGTCGATGGTGCGCGTCTCCAGCGCGCTGGACAGGCCCCAGACCTGCTCCAGCAGCTGCTCGCGGGTCTGCACCCGGCCCAGCCGGGCCATGAGGTACTCCAGCAGCCGGAACTCCAGCGCGGTGAGGGGCGTCTCCTTCTCCTCCACGAAGAAGCGGTGCTGGGTGACGTCCAGGCGCAGGGGGCCCAGCGCCAGGGGCGGGGTGCCCTCTTGGGGTGACGACGTGCGCCGGAGGATGGCCTTGAGCCGCAGCACCAGCTCGCGCACGGAGAAGGGTTTGACGACATAGTCGTCCGCGCCGACCTCGAAGCCGCGGATGCGGTCCGCCTCCTCGCTCTTCGCGGTGAGCATGACGATGAGCACGTCACGCAGGCGGGGGTTGGCGCGCAGGTGACGGCAGACCTCGATGCCGGACAGGTCCGGCAGCATCAGGTCCAGCAGCACCACGTCCGGGGCCTGCTCGCGCGCGGCGGTGAGCGCCGCCTCCCCGGTGAAGGCCACGCGGGTGGTGAAGCCCGCGCCTCGCAGGTTGAAGTCGATGAGCTCCGCCAGGTCGCGCTCGTCGTCGACGATGAGTACGTGGGACATGTCGGGCACGTACTGTGCGCGCATCGCTTCGCGCCCACGTGACGCGCCGGCAACAAGTGCGTCACGTCCGTCACGGGACGGTGTTCGCGAAAAACGACGGGCGCGGACGGGCCCCCGGGAAGAAGGGGGACGGGGGCCGTCCGCGCCGCTTGTCCTCGCCCGGGTTGCGCGAGGCCACCTTCGGCGTAAGGCCTGACGCATCCGCGCCGTGGCCGCCGCCAGTTCATTCGTTGGGCACAGCCC
The sequence above is drawn from the Corallococcus sp. NCRR genome and encodes:
- the pstB gene encoding phosphate ABC transporter ATP-binding protein PstB → MEARELTLRYGSKVAIKQVSLAIPEHKVTALIGPSGCGKSTFLRSLNRMNDLIPGASHDGSVFLDGRSIHDRALDVVDLRRRVGMVFQKSNPFPKSIFENVAYGLRVGGLKDKAKLAARVEKSLRGAALWDEVKDRLEESALGLSGGQQQRLCIARALAVEPEVLLMDEPASALDPIATAKIEELIHELKATYTIAIVTHNMQQAARVSDRTAFFYMGELVECGPTEQIFTNPHEKRTEDYVTGKFG
- a CDS encoding phosphate ABC transporter substrate-binding protein gives rise to the protein MKKTLLSSFVAFGLAVLPLTAQAGTVTVKGSDTMVILAQRWAEAFMKKNPATKIQVTGGGSGTGLAALQNGTTDIAMSSREIKKAESDAVSAKYKAPPTTLSVAKDGVTFYVNETNKVDALSTEQLKAIYLGDTTNWKDVGGQDAPIVPYSRENSSGTYVFVKDHVLGGEDFAPEAQTLPGTAAVVNAVAKEKNGIGYGGAAYGKGIKELKVKKGNESFAPSAENVKSGKYPLSRDLFFYLGKAPAGEVKAFIDFALSPEGQAIVTQVGYFPVK
- the pstA gene encoding phosphate ABC transporter permease PstA → MKHTTRKVVGLSLVSLTGLAAFIMVAMLAIILLDVVRGGWSHLSWQFLSQAPTDGMMGGGIFPALFGTAALTLLMTLAVMPVGVLTAVYLHEYAPPSSLLARAVRVAVANLAGVPSIVFGLFGLGFFILFVGKGLDRALGYEELHWAQPGILWASLTLAVLTLPVVIVSTEEALRAVPQEQRTASLALGATQSQTLARVVLPGALPGILTGAVLAVSRGAGEVAPILFTGAAYFLPDLPTSLNSQFMHLGYHTYVLATQSPDVEATRPLLYATVLVLLLLTFALNLVAVLIRARTRRKAAAGH
- the pstC gene encoding phosphate ABC transporter permease subunit PstC is translated as MQEQDLAPPVALPMLSPAARRRQLKEKAIAALITAVAFTGIAALVLILVFVAKEALTLVTDAAAREEASFSKMFLPQMVRKGKPLAYVWQPVSGVPKVSMIPLFIGTLKTTAVSMLVAVPLGIFGALFAAEFAPRRLREILKPTIELLAGIPSVVLGFFALMVMASFLQETFGFTSRLNAVVAGLGLALAIVPVIFTVTEDALTAVPRSYREASLALGATPWETAWKVVLPAAAPGILAACVLGFGRAIGETMIVLMASGNAAIVSWNLGDSVRSLSATIAAEMGEVVVGSPHYALLFFIGVELFLFTFVLNLLAGLWTKKVIQRLKGGAG
- a CDS encoding response regulator, with the protein product MSHVLIVDDERDLAELIDFNLRGAGFTTRVAFTGEAALTAAREQAPDVVLLDLMLPDLSGIEVCRHLRANPRLRDVLIVMLTAKSEEADRIRGFEVGADDYVVKPFSVRELVLRLKAILRRTSSPQEGTPPLALGPLRLDVTQHRFFVEEKETPLTALEFRLLEYLMARLGRVQTREQLLEQVWGLSSALETRTIDTHVMRLRDKLGPARALLETVRGVGYRIVDPAAG